A stretch of the Polluticoccus soli genome encodes the following:
- a CDS encoding type III pantothenate kinase has translation MSVNLCVDWGNTRVKAAVYNSDQQVEARNFSAAEAPEAINELINSYHPAKGIMCAVTNHTSEAEQVMNDKLKAFIKLTNSTRVPIMNAYSSPDTLGADRLGLAVGAHMLNPDKNNLVISIGTCVTYNFVQKNKTFRGGAISPGLHMRLKAMHAFTDRLPEVPLEGELLLLGYDTATCMRSGAVFGIAAEIDGMITEFTSQYPDFNAILTGGDLPFFATKVKSKIFADPDLLLKGLNLILNYNVPHIR, from the coding sequence ATGTCAGTAAATCTCTGTGTTGACTGGGGTAATACCCGCGTAAAAGCTGCTGTTTACAATAGCGATCAACAAGTGGAAGCCCGTAATTTTTCAGCTGCAGAGGCACCTGAAGCTATCAATGAGCTTATCAACAGTTACCACCCTGCCAAAGGTATTATGTGTGCTGTGACCAACCACACATCTGAGGCAGAGCAAGTAATGAATGATAAGCTGAAGGCTTTTATCAAACTGACGAATAGCACCCGTGTACCGATAATGAATGCCTATTCATCGCCGGATACACTTGGGGCTGACCGTTTGGGGCTTGCTGTAGGTGCGCACATGCTCAATCCGGACAAAAACAACCTGGTGATCAGCATTGGCACTTGTGTGACATACAACTTTGTTCAAAAAAATAAGACTTTTCGCGGCGGTGCTATATCACCGGGTCTTCATATGCGTCTTAAAGCAATGCATGCGTTTACAGACCGTCTTCCGGAGGTGCCTCTCGAAGGCGAATTGCTGCTCCTGGGCTACGATACAGCGACTTGTATGCGTAGCGGTGCAGTGTTTGGTATTGCTGCGGAGATCGATGGCATGATAACTGAGTTCACTTCGCAATACCCCGATTTTAACGCCATCTTAACTGGGGGTGATTTGCCCTTCTTTGCAACCAAGGTGAAAAGTAAGATATTTGCAGACCCTGACTTGTTGCTCAAGGGACTAAATCTAATCCTGAACTATAATGTTCCACACATACGCTAA
- a CDS encoding LON peptidase substrate-binding domain-containing protein: protein MNFIPIFPLDVVVYPGEPLNLHIFEPRYKQLINECMRERKAFGIPVVLDKDQGVREYGTSIEILELVKEYENGEMDVRTRGLNVFRILEVVKEIPDKLFSGAIVSYPQNFMASGDSNLANHVFSEVKRLYALLSLSEKFPEQKKPMVSYEIAHQVGLTKEQEYELLSIFTEIQRLEYLRRHLDNMTKVVQELEKVKERIQLNGHFKNLSLGDIDL, encoded by the coding sequence ATGAACTTTATACCAATATTTCCGTTAGACGTAGTAGTATATCCGGGCGAGCCTTTGAACCTGCATATATTTGAACCTCGTTATAAGCAGCTGATAAATGAATGCATGAGAGAACGAAAGGCTTTCGGCATTCCGGTTGTTCTTGATAAGGATCAAGGGGTAAGGGAATACGGTACGTCGATCGAGATATTGGAACTGGTAAAGGAGTATGAGAACGGCGAAATGGACGTCCGCACTCGTGGCTTAAATGTATTCCGCATACTCGAAGTCGTAAAAGAAATTCCGGATAAGCTGTTTTCAGGTGCAATAGTGAGCTATCCCCAGAATTTTATGGCTTCAGGAGATTCGAACCTGGCGAATCATGTGTTTAGTGAAGTAAAACGTTTATATGCGTTGCTAAGCCTGTCTGAGAAGTTTCCTGAACAAAAAAAGCCGATGGTATCCTATGAAATAGCCCACCAGGTAGGATTGACCAAAGAGCAGGAATATGAACTTTTAAGCATATTTACTGAAATACAGCGCCTTGAATACCTTCGACGTCACCTCGATAACATGACGAAAGTAGTACAGGAATTGGAAAAGGTAAAAGAACGGATACAGTTGAATGGTCATTTTAAAAATCTCTCTTTGGGCGATATTGATTTATAG